In Nocardioides faecalis, the following proteins share a genomic window:
- the dusB gene encoding tRNA dihydrouridine synthase DusB: protein MTVVAQGLQLGSLHVATPVVLAPMAGITNAAYRRLCAEHGAGLYVCEMITSRGLVEGDETTRRMLVFDEAEQVRSVQLYGTDPTYVGQATKILCEEYGVAHVDLNFGCPVPKVTRKGGGGALPWKRNLLGAILEAAVAAATPYDVPVTIKTRKGIDEDHLTYLDAGRIAQDTGCAAIALHGRTVVQAYSGEADWDAIGELVEHVDIPVLGNGDIWEAADALRMMEHTGAAGVVVGRGCLGRPWLFRDLAAAFEGTGAQATTLPTLGEVAAMMRRHAELLCEHMGEERGCKEFRKHVTWYLKGFRTGGEMRRSLGLVDSLAALDTLLGALDPSEPFPVGELGAPRGRQGSPRNKVVIPEGWLDDTDGLGEGCVRPLEDVDAATGG from the coding sequence ATGACCGTCGTCGCCCAGGGCCTGCAGCTCGGCTCGTTGCACGTCGCGACCCCGGTCGTGCTCGCCCCGATGGCCGGCATCACCAACGCCGCCTACCGCCGGCTCTGCGCCGAGCACGGCGCCGGGCTCTACGTCTGCGAGATGATCACCAGCCGGGGTCTCGTCGAGGGCGACGAGACCACCAGGCGGATGCTGGTCTTCGACGAGGCCGAGCAGGTCCGCTCGGTGCAGCTCTACGGCACCGACCCGACCTACGTCGGGCAGGCGACCAAGATCCTCTGTGAGGAGTACGGCGTCGCCCACGTCGACCTCAACTTCGGCTGCCCGGTGCCCAAGGTGACCCGCAAGGGCGGCGGCGGTGCGCTGCCGTGGAAGCGGAACCTGCTGGGCGCGATCCTCGAGGCCGCGGTCGCCGCCGCCACGCCGTACGACGTCCCGGTCACGATCAAGACCCGCAAGGGCATCGACGAGGACCACCTGACCTACCTCGACGCCGGCCGGATCGCGCAGGACACCGGCTGCGCGGCGATCGCGCTGCACGGGCGCACCGTCGTGCAGGCCTACTCGGGTGAGGCGGACTGGGACGCCATCGGCGAGCTGGTCGAGCACGTCGACATCCCGGTGCTGGGCAACGGCGACATCTGGGAGGCCGCCGACGCGCTGCGGATGATGGAGCACACCGGCGCAGCCGGCGTGGTCGTCGGACGCGGCTGCCTGGGCCGGCCCTGGCTGTTCCGTGACCTCGCCGCGGCCTTCGAGGGCACGGGGGCACAGGCCACCACGCTGCCCACCCTGGGTGAGGTCGCCGCCATGATGCGCCGCCACGCCGAGCTGCTGTGCGAGCACATGGGGGAGGAGCGGGGCTGCAAGGAGTTCCGCAAGCACGTCACCTGGTACCTCAAGGGTTTCCGCACCGGCGGCGAGATGCGCCGCTCGCTCGGCCTGGTCGACTCGCTGGCCGCCCTCGACACGCTGCTGGGCGCGCTCGACCCGAGCGAGCCGTTCCCGGTGGGCGAGCTCGGCGCACCGCGCGGACGCCAGGGATCGCCGCGAAACAAGGTGGTCATCCCCGAGGGCTGGCTGGACGACACCGACGGGCTCGGCGAGGGCTGCGTGCGGCCGTTGGAGGACGTCGACGCCGCCACCGGCGGCTGA
- a CDS encoding glycine--tRNA ligase, with product MAKPPPSIVDQVVSLAKRRGFVYPCGEIYGGTRSAWDYGPLGVELKENIKRQWWRSMVQAREDVVGLDSSVILPRQTWEASGHVATFNDPLTECMSCHKRFRYDHLQEAEFEKAEKKGSSKYASPDDVDLKDVACANCGTRGAWTEPREFSGMLKTTLGVTEDESGLHYLRPETAQGIFLNFANVVTSQRMKPPFGIAQIGKSFRNEITPGNFIFRTREFEQMEMEFFVKPGEDEEWHQYWIDTRTAWYTDLGIDPDNLRHYEHAKEKLSHYSKRTVDIEYRFRFAGSEWGELEGIANRTDFDLSTHSQHSGADLSYFDQANNERYVPYVIEPAAGLSRSLMTFLVDAYTEDEAPNTKGGVDKRTVLRLDPRLAPVKMAVLPLSRNADLSPKAKDLAAELRRNWSVDFDDSGAIGRRYRRQDEIGTPYCVTVDFETLDDNAVTVRERDTMSQERVSLDKLTGYFAERFVGC from the coding sequence GTGGCAAAGCCGCCCCCGTCCATCGTCGACCAGGTCGTCTCCCTCGCGAAGCGTCGTGGCTTCGTCTACCCCTGCGGGGAGATCTACGGCGGCACCCGCTCCGCCTGGGACTACGGTCCGCTCGGTGTCGAGCTGAAGGAGAACATCAAGCGCCAGTGGTGGCGCTCGATGGTGCAGGCCCGCGAGGACGTCGTCGGTCTCGACTCCAGCGTCATCCTGCCGCGGCAGACCTGGGAGGCCTCCGGTCACGTCGCCACCTTCAACGACCCGCTCACCGAGTGCATGTCGTGCCACAAGCGCTTCCGCTACGACCACCTGCAGGAGGCCGAGTTCGAGAAGGCGGAGAAGAAGGGCAGCTCGAAGTACGCCAGCCCCGACGACGTCGACCTCAAGGACGTCGCATGCGCCAACTGCGGCACCCGCGGCGCCTGGACCGAGCCCCGTGAGTTCTCCGGGATGCTCAAGACCACCCTCGGTGTGACCGAGGACGAGTCCGGGCTGCACTACCTGCGCCCCGAGACCGCCCAGGGCATCTTCCTCAACTTCGCCAACGTGGTCACCTCGCAGCGGATGAAGCCCCCGTTCGGCATCGCCCAGATCGGCAAGAGCTTCCGCAACGAGATCACCCCGGGCAACTTCATCTTCCGCACCCGCGAGTTCGAGCAGATGGAGATGGAGTTCTTCGTCAAGCCCGGGGAGGACGAGGAGTGGCACCAGTACTGGATCGACACCCGCACCGCCTGGTACACCGACCTCGGCATCGACCCGGACAACCTGCGGCACTACGAGCACGCCAAGGAGAAGCTCTCCCACTACTCCAAGCGGACCGTCGACATCGAGTACCGCTTCCGCTTCGCCGGCTCGGAGTGGGGTGAGCTCGAGGGCATCGCGAACCGCACCGACTTCGACCTGTCCACGCACAGCCAGCACTCCGGCGCCGACCTGTCGTACTTCGACCAGGCCAACAACGAGCGCTACGTGCCGTACGTGATCGAGCCGGCAGCCGGCCTCTCGCGCAGCCTGATGACGTTCCTCGTGGACGCCTACACCGAGGACGAGGCGCCCAACACCAAGGGCGGCGTCGACAAGCGCACCGTGCTGCGCCTCGACCCCCGCCTGGCGCCGGTCAAGATGGCGGTGCTGCCGCTCTCGCGCAACGCCGACCTCTCGCCCAAGGCCAAGGACCTCGCCGCCGAGCTGCGTCGCAACTGGAGCGTCGACTTCGACGACTCCGGCGCCATCGGACGTCGGTACCGTCGCCAGGACGAGATCGGCACGCCGTACTGCGTCACCGTCGACTTCGAGACCCTCGACGACAACGCGGTGACGGTCCGCGAGCGGGACACCATGTCCCAGGAGCGGGTGTCGCTGGACAAGCTGACGGGCTACTTCGCCGAGCGGTTCGTCGGATGCTGA
- the dnaG gene encoding DNA primase, with protein sequence MAGLIRDEDIAAVRERVRIDEVVSSYVTLRNAGGGSQKGLCPFHDEKSPSFHVTPSRGFFHCFGCGEGGDVFTFLMKIDGLSFGEAVERMADKYGVQLRRDESGNDDRPKGPQRRRLIEANAAAAEFYSAQLRTPDALAARQFLDQRGFDQQAATTFGVGFAPRDGEALLRHLRGLKFTSDEMVAAGLVAIGRSAYDRFRGRLLWPIRDATGDTLGFGARRLFDDDRIEAKYLNTPETPLYKKSHVLYGIDLARREIARSSKAVIVEGYTDVMACHLAGVTTAVATCGTAFGDDHARVLRRFLDDHEQFRSEVVFTFDGDEAGQKAALKTFQGDQRFVAQTYVAVAPEGMDPCELRIKEGDAAVRELIATRRPLYRFVLENVIGRYDLDRADGRIDAVRAAARLVAAIRDQSKVTAFAQEISKMVGADIDTNQVLAMVRREAARGNESGGARDRGFASRERGDAPSASTPQAPSRAAVPDLRDPRFGIERETLKLVLQHPIAIGRTTAEIDAGDFTHPTYRAVWELVAAAGGTVAGQNDPGWIARLRDAATDPAVSSALSALAVEPIPLTRDVDAGYVAHHIHRLQELTALRRIDEVKSRLQRTNPVDQAAEYNRMFGELAALEQHRRMLREKIVSASA encoded by the coding sequence ATGGCCGGGTTGATTCGTGACGAGGACATCGCGGCCGTCCGAGAACGGGTCCGCATCGACGAGGTCGTCTCCAGCTACGTCACCCTGCGCAACGCCGGCGGCGGGTCGCAGAAGGGGCTGTGTCCCTTCCACGACGAGAAGTCGCCCTCCTTCCATGTCACGCCCAGCCGCGGGTTCTTCCACTGCTTCGGCTGTGGGGAGGGCGGCGACGTCTTCACCTTCCTGATGAAGATCGACGGGCTCAGCTTCGGGGAGGCCGTCGAACGGATGGCGGACAAGTACGGCGTGCAGCTGCGTCGCGACGAGTCCGGCAACGACGACCGTCCGAAGGGCCCGCAGCGGCGCCGGCTGATCGAGGCGAACGCGGCCGCGGCGGAGTTCTACTCCGCCCAGCTCCGCACGCCCGACGCATTGGCCGCCCGGCAGTTCCTCGACCAGCGTGGCTTCGACCAGCAGGCGGCCACGACGTTCGGGGTCGGCTTCGCGCCCCGGGACGGGGAGGCGCTGCTGCGTCACCTCCGCGGGCTGAAGTTCACCTCCGATGAGATGGTCGCGGCGGGCCTGGTCGCGATCGGACGCTCGGCCTACGACCGGTTCCGGGGCCGGCTGCTGTGGCCGATCCGTGACGCCACCGGCGACACCCTGGGTTTCGGTGCGCGCCGGCTCTTCGACGACGACCGGATCGAGGCGAAGTACCTCAACACTCCCGAGACCCCGCTCTACAAGAAGAGCCACGTGCTCTACGGGATCGACCTGGCGCGCCGCGAGATCGCCCGCAGCTCCAAGGCTGTCATCGTGGAGGGCTACACCGACGTGATGGCCTGCCACCTGGCCGGGGTGACGACGGCGGTGGCCACCTGCGGCACGGCGTTCGGCGACGACCACGCCCGCGTGCTGCGCCGGTTCCTCGACGACCACGAGCAGTTCCGCAGCGAGGTGGTGTTCACCTTCGACGGCGACGAGGCGGGGCAGAAGGCCGCGCTGAAGACCTTCCAGGGTGACCAGCGCTTCGTGGCGCAGACGTACGTCGCGGTGGCTCCCGAGGGCATGGACCCCTGCGAGCTGCGGATCAAGGAGGGCGACGCCGCCGTCCGCGAGCTGATCGCCACCCGCCGCCCGCTGTACCGCTTCGTGCTGGAGAACGTGATCGGCCGCTACGACCTGGACCGCGCCGACGGCCGTATCGACGCCGTGCGCGCCGCGGCCAGGCTCGTCGCCGCGATCCGCGACCAGTCGAAGGTGACGGCGTTCGCGCAGGAGATCTCCAAGATGGTCGGCGCCGACATCGACACCAACCAGGTGCTGGCGATGGTCCGCCGCGAGGCGGCCCGCGGCAACGAGTCCGGCGGGGCCCGCGACCGTGGCTTCGCCAGCCGAGAGCGTGGCGACGCGCCGTCTGCGTCCACCCCGCAGGCCCCGTCGCGCGCCGCGGTGCCGGACCTGCGCGACCCGCGGTTCGGGATCGAGCGGGAGACGCTGAAGCTCGTGCTGCAGCACCCGATCGCGATCGGCCGCACGACCGCGGAGATCGACGCGGGTGACTTCACGCACCCGACCTACCGCGCGGTGTGGGAACTGGTGGCCGCCGCAGGTGGCACGGTCGCGGGCCAGAACGACCCCGGCTGGATCGCGCGGTTGCGTGACGCGGCCACCGACCCGGCTGTCTCCTCGGCGCTGAGCGCCCTGGCCGTCGAGCCGATCCCGCTCACCCGCGACGTCGACGCCGGCTACGTGGCCCACCACATCCACCGGTTGCAGGAGCTGACGGCGCTGCGGCGCATCGACGAGGTGAAGTCGCGGCTGCAGCGCACGAACCCCGTCGACCAGGCCGCGGAGTACAACCGGATGTTCGGCGAGCTCGCCGCGCTCGAGCAGCACCGGCGGATGCTGCGCGAGAAGATCGTGAGCGCCAGCGCGTGA
- a CDS encoding SH3 domain-containing protein has product MATSHKRETARRTPRAAALAGSLAALATGAVVAGGVLTSSPESDTSVVAVDRTATKPTAVAGSVSGAVRKMPTLSRKATRTKEKPAKKAEPVKVKVSAVDRLLAKKAVAAAVKNADERRWTTEDLNLWTRPDAKAKKVGVIDAGEKVLITGRSYGERVEIVLDGAARWVTEGYLSDEKPVKKPALGASCTNGTSVASGVSANVKKVHEAVCGNFPEISTYGTFRGDGEHSQGLAVDIMVSGERGWEVAEFVRANHQALGVNYLIYAQKIWSVERAGEGWRPMSDRGSATANHYDHVHVTTY; this is encoded by the coding sequence GTGGCCACCAGCCACAAGCGGGAAACCGCGCGACGTACTCCCCGAGCAGCCGCACTCGCCGGCTCGCTCGCGGCCTTGGCGACCGGAGCGGTCGTGGCCGGGGGCGTGCTCACCAGCAGTCCCGAGTCCGACACCAGCGTCGTCGCCGTCGATCGCACCGCCACCAAGCCCACGGCCGTCGCCGGCAGCGTCAGCGGGGCGGTGCGCAAGATGCCCACCCTGTCGCGCAAGGCCACGCGGACCAAGGAGAAGCCCGCCAAGAAGGCCGAGCCCGTCAAGGTCAAGGTCTCCGCGGTTGACCGGCTGCTCGCCAAGAAGGCGGTGGCCGCGGCGGTGAAGAACGCCGACGAGCGTCGCTGGACCACCGAGGACCTCAACCTGTGGACCCGGCCCGACGCCAAGGCCAAGAAGGTCGGCGTGATCGACGCCGGCGAGAAGGTCCTCATCACCGGCCGCAGCTACGGAGAGCGCGTCGAGATCGTTCTCGACGGCGCCGCTCGCTGGGTCACCGAGGGCTACCTGAGCGACGAGAAGCCGGTCAAGAAGCCCGCGCTGGGCGCGTCCTGCACCAACGGCACCTCCGTGGCCTCCGGCGTGAGCGCCAACGTCAAGAAGGTGCACGAGGCCGTCTGCGGGAACTTCCCGGAGATCAGCACCTACGGCACGTTCCGCGGTGACGGCGAGCACTCCCAGGGCCTCGCGGTCGACATCATGGTCTCCGGCGAGCGCGGCTGGGAGGTCGCGGAGTTCGTCCGCGCCAACCACCAGGCCCTTGGCGTGAACTACCTGATCTACGCGCAGAAGATCTGGTCGGTGGAGCGCGCCGGCGAGGGCTGGCGGCCGATGTCGGACCGCGGCTCGGCCACGGCGAACCACTACGACCACGTGCACGTCACGACGTACTGA
- a CDS encoding antibiotic biosynthesis monooxygenase family protein, producing the protein MLVVNRFRADPAEDLRAELEAVHVLLADQAGYVDGVLGRSLDDPALWVLATRWASVGAYRRALSSYDVKLHGVPVLSRALDEPSAFETVEPHAVLNVAQARVT; encoded by the coding sequence GTGCTCGTCGTCAACCGCTTCCGTGCCGATCCGGCCGAGGACCTGCGCGCCGAGCTCGAGGCCGTGCACGTGCTGCTCGCCGACCAGGCCGGTTACGTCGACGGGGTGCTCGGCCGCAGCCTGGACGACCCCGCGCTGTGGGTGCTCGCCACCCGCTGGGCGAGCGTCGGCGCCTACCGCCGCGCCCTGTCGTCGTACGACGTCAAGCTGCACGGCGTCCCGGTGCTGAGCCGGGCGCTCGACGAGCCGAGCGCGTTCGAGACGGTCGAGCCGCACGCCGTGCTCAACGTGGCGCAGGCTCGCGTAACCTAG
- a CDS encoding metal ABC transporter substrate-binding protein, protein MRFLPALAALVLLGAGCSALDDDPAGDGEVRVAAATYPLAWVAERLSEGTGTKVDLLTRPGGEAHDLELGVQETALVADADLVVLQGGFQPAVEETVAQNATGRVLDAADVVDLVAIDESHEEHAAHDGHGDEHAEESHDHHGHGDTDPHFWLDPIRMVALGEEVADLLAAVDPEHAERYRENLETLRTDLVDLDETWTAGLERCARDTIVVSHDAFGYLEKYGLEVASIVGLSPDAEPTGAALGELQQLIRREGITTVFSEPLKPALGKNLARDLGLTEGVLDPIEGLSKDSSDEDYLSLMEANLEAIRAANGCR, encoded by the coding sequence ATGCGTTTCCTTCCGGCCCTCGCCGCGCTCGTCCTCCTCGGAGCCGGTTGCTCCGCACTCGACGACGATCCCGCGGGCGACGGAGAGGTCCGGGTCGCTGCCGCCACCTACCCGTTGGCCTGGGTCGCCGAGCGACTCAGCGAGGGCACCGGCACGAAGGTCGACCTCCTCACCCGGCCCGGCGGCGAGGCGCACGACCTCGAGCTCGGGGTGCAGGAGACCGCGCTGGTCGCCGACGCCGACCTGGTCGTGCTCCAGGGCGGGTTCCAGCCCGCGGTCGAGGAGACGGTGGCCCAGAACGCCACCGGCAGGGTCCTCGACGCGGCCGACGTCGTCGACCTCGTGGCGATCGACGAGAGCCACGAGGAGCACGCGGCCCACGACGGCCACGGCGACGAGCACGCCGAGGAGAGTCACGACCACCACGGCCACGGTGACACCGACCCGCACTTCTGGCTCGATCCGATCCGGATGGTCGCCCTCGGCGAGGAGGTCGCCGACCTGCTCGCCGCCGTGGACCCCGAGCACGCCGAGCGCTACCGCGAGAACCTCGAGACGCTGCGCACCGACCTCGTCGACCTCGACGAGACCTGGACCGCTGGCCTCGAGCGTTGCGCGCGTGACACGATCGTGGTCTCCCACGACGCCTTCGGCTACCTGGAGAAGTACGGCCTCGAGGTGGCCTCGATCGTCGGCCTCTCCCCCGACGCCGAGCCGACCGGCGCGGCACTCGGGGAGCTGCAGCAGCTGATCCGGAGGGAGGGCATCACCACGGTGTTCAGCGAGCCGCTCAAGCCGGCGCTCGGCAAGAACCTCGCCCGCGACCTCGGGCTGACCGAGGGTGTCCTCGACCCGATCGAGGGCCTGTCCAAGGACTCCTCCGACGAGGACTACCTCTCGCTGATGGAGGCCAACCTGGAGGCCATCCGGGCCGCGAACGGATGCCGGTGA
- a CDS encoding deoxyguanosinetriphosphate triphosphohydrolase: MDVVEQLYGDADRERIVAEPPKRVEAPERLAFERDRARVVHAASFRRLAAKTQVVDPRSDDFVRNRLTHSLEVAQIARDLSRALGTHPDLAETAALAHDLGHPPFGHNGERALDALASDCGGFEGNAQTLRLLTRLEAKTADAAGTSVGLNLTRATLDACAKYPWQRDDASDGPAAETGKFGVYDDDLAAFAWVRAGAPARRRCMEAQVMDLADDVAYSVHDVEDGTVAGKIDLTRLDTAATWETVRAWYLPDAGDDELDAVLDRLRAVGSWPRTPYDGRRGSRAALKNLTSDLVGRFCGAVQEATFAAGEAPFVRYRADLVVPADTWAEITVLKGIAAHYVMQDASRIRLQERQRELLAELVAALLEREGEDLDETFAADWDAAADDAARTRVVIDQVASLTDAGALAWHRRLLG; encoded by the coding sequence GTGGACGTGGTCGAGCAGCTCTACGGCGACGCCGACCGGGAGCGGATCGTCGCCGAGCCGCCGAAGCGGGTGGAGGCACCCGAGCGGCTGGCGTTCGAGCGCGACCGGGCGCGGGTGGTGCACGCGGCGTCGTTCCGTCGGCTCGCGGCGAAGACCCAGGTGGTCGACCCGCGCAGCGACGACTTCGTGCGCAACCGGCTCACCCACAGCCTCGAGGTCGCCCAGATCGCCCGGGACCTCTCCCGTGCGTTGGGCACCCACCCGGACCTGGCCGAGACCGCGGCGCTGGCCCACGACCTCGGGCACCCGCCGTTCGGGCACAACGGGGAGCGGGCCCTGGACGCGCTCGCCTCCGACTGCGGCGGGTTCGAGGGCAACGCGCAGACGCTGCGGCTGCTGACCCGGCTGGAGGCGAAGACCGCGGACGCCGCGGGAACCTCCGTCGGGCTCAACCTGACCCGCGCGACGCTGGACGCCTGCGCCAAGTACCCCTGGCAGCGAGACGACGCCTCGGACGGTCCGGCCGCCGAGACCGGCAAGTTCGGGGTGTACGACGACGACCTGGCCGCCTTCGCCTGGGTCCGCGCCGGCGCACCGGCGCGACGCCGCTGCATGGAGGCGCAGGTGATGGACCTGGCCGACGACGTCGCCTACTCCGTGCACGACGTCGAGGACGGCACGGTCGCCGGCAAGATCGACCTCACCCGGCTCGACACCGCCGCGACCTGGGAGACCGTGCGCGCCTGGTACCTGCCGGACGCCGGCGACGACGAGCTGGACGCCGTGCTGGACCGGCTGCGCGCGGTCGGGAGCTGGCCGCGCACACCGTACGACGGGCGCCGCGGCAGCCGCGCCGCGCTGAAGAACCTGACCAGCGACCTCGTCGGCAGGTTCTGCGGTGCCGTGCAGGAGGCGACGTTCGCCGCGGGGGAGGCCCCGTTCGTGCGCTACCGCGCGGACCTGGTCGTGCCGGCGGACACCTGGGCCGAGATCACGGTGCTCAAGGGCATCGCCGCGCACTACGTGATGCAGGACGCCTCGCGGATACGGCTGCAGGAGCGTCAGCGCGAGCTGCTCGCCGAGCTGGTCGCGGCGCTGCTCGAGCGTGAGGGTGAGGACCTGGACGAGACCTTCGCCGCCGACTGGGACGCCGCCGCCGACGACGCGGCGCGGACCCGGGTGGTGATCGACCAGGTCGCCTCGCTCACCGATGCGGGTGCGCTGGCCTGGCACCGGCGCCTGCTCGGCTGA
- a CDS encoding L,D-transpeptidase codes for MEQSSARSRASWPIPVVAALFALSALVLVVTDDKGQAGPEPRPASAETTVDLASLPESTTHTRIKGAPKDPRPGKLPKGTVVHPKKVLPLYDAPDGKPFAKIGPRQFGDTWLPVITRNRDWVQVLLPSKPNGSTGWLRSSQLAQAHSRFLVRVDLGERSLELLEDNRPLGRWSVAIGASKTPTPTGRTFVLGQLVDDKQPFSPVILPLGTHSATLDSYGGGPGTVALHGWTDPSVFGKAVSHGCVRVPDDALEALRQVPIGTPVLVKA; via the coding sequence ATGGAGCAGTCGTCGGCACGCTCGCGCGCCTCGTGGCCGATACCAGTCGTGGCGGCGTTGTTCGCGCTGTCGGCACTGGTGCTGGTGGTGACGGACGACAAGGGTCAGGCGGGGCCGGAGCCGCGGCCCGCCTCGGCGGAGACGACGGTCGACCTGGCGTCGCTGCCGGAGAGCACGACGCACACCAGGATCAAGGGTGCCCCGAAGGACCCGCGTCCGGGCAAGCTGCCCAAGGGCACCGTGGTGCACCCGAAGAAGGTCCTGCCCCTGTACGACGCCCCGGACGGCAAGCCGTTCGCCAAGATCGGTCCCCGGCAGTTCGGCGACACCTGGTTGCCGGTGATCACCCGCAACCGCGACTGGGTGCAGGTGCTGCTGCCGTCGAAGCCCAACGGCTCGACGGGGTGGCTGCGCTCCTCGCAGCTGGCGCAGGCGCACAGCCGGTTCCTGGTCCGCGTCGACCTCGGCGAGCGCTCCCTGGAGCTGCTGGAGGACAACCGGCCGCTCGGCCGATGGTCGGTCGCGATCGGTGCCTCCAAGACGCCCACCCCGACCGGTCGCACGTTCGTCCTGGGGCAGCTCGTGGACGACAAGCAGCCGTTCTCGCCGGTGATCCTGCCGCTGGGCACGCACAGCGCGACGCTCGACAGCTACGGCGGCGGCCCCGGAACGGTGGCCCTGCACGGCTGGACCGATCCGTCCGTCTTCGGCAAGGCGGTCAGCCACGGCTGTGTCCGCGTGCCCGACGACGCGCTGGAGGCACTGCGCCAAGTGCCGATCGGCACACCGGTCCTCGTCAAGGCCTAG
- a CDS encoding choice-of-anchor P family protein has product MKKTRTLASAAGALALVTGVASLALIGGGGAASAAGQPSSAFGIQLTAAGTNAIDATPLVTSNDGAPITDSLVTLPPNPLLTGGVISVEAKNGSARASVADLKVAGGLLEQAPQLQQLFTQLQPVCDGLDLIPLGQVLDQLRDPVTGTLLPAALEQLVAGAGQAGLDLSLVTALDLSEILPETLGDLCDVVAGGALVGATAVAAECTGTTGTTTITDLGILGVDSLLDTNKPNSKVEVPGLLEVTVNRQTTNADGTFTVDALYVNLFGQLELTVGSATCGEVTNRVDNPETPDTPDAPVPTPVETNVPVTG; this is encoded by the coding sequence ATGAAGAAGACACGGACCCTGGCCTCCGCGGCCGGAGCCCTCGCCCTGGTGACCGGCGTCGCTTCGCTGGCTCTGATCGGCGGTGGCGGCGCCGCCAGCGCAGCTGGCCAGCCGTCCTCCGCGTTCGGCATCCAGCTGACCGCGGCGGGCACCAACGCCATCGACGCCACCCCGCTGGTGACCTCGAACGACGGCGCGCCGATCACCGACTCCCTCGTCACGCTGCCCCCGAACCCGCTGCTGACCGGCGGCGTGATCAGCGTCGAGGCCAAGAACGGCTCCGCTCGCGCCAGCGTGGCCGACCTGAAGGTCGCCGGCGGCCTGCTCGAGCAGGCGCCGCAGCTGCAGCAGCTGTTCACGCAGCTGCAGCCGGTCTGCGACGGCCTGGACCTGATCCCGCTCGGCCAGGTCCTCGACCAGCTGCGCGACCCGGTCACCGGCACCTTGCTGCCTGCGGCGCTCGAGCAGCTCGTCGCGGGCGCCGGTCAGGCCGGTCTCGACCTGAGCCTGGTCACCGCGCTCGACCTGTCCGAGATCCTGCCGGAGACCCTCGGCGACCTGTGCGACGTCGTCGCCGGCGGTGCCCTGGTGGGCGCGACCGCCGTCGCGGCGGAGTGCACCGGCACCACCGGGACGACCACGATCACCGACCTCGGCATCCTCGGCGTCGACTCCCTGCTCGACACCAACAAGCCGAACTCCAAGGTCGAGGTGCCCGGGCTGCTCGAGGTGACCGTCAACCGGCAGACCACCAACGCCGACGGCACGTTCACGGTCGACGCGCTCTACGTGAACCTCTTCGGCCAGCTCGAGCTGACGGTGGGCTCGGCCACCTGCGGTGAGGTCACCAACCGCGTGGACAACCCGGAGACGCCGGACACCCCGGACGCTCCGGTCCCGACGCCGGTGGAGACGAACGTCCCGGTCACCGGCTGA